A single window of Malus sylvestris chromosome 5, drMalSylv7.2, whole genome shotgun sequence DNA harbors:
- the LOC126620886 gene encoding auxin-induced protein 15A-like: MGFRLPAVLPAKKLLRRSFSNTTRGASTNLVDVPKGYFAVYVGENEKQRYVIPVSFLNEPEFQDLPSEAEEEFGFDHPMGGLTIPCRQDAFLHLTSRLNTL; this comes from the coding sequence ATGGGTTTCCGTCTTCCGGCTGTACTTCCTGCTAAGAAACTTCTTAGGCGGTCCTTTTCAAATACAACCAGAGGAGCTTCAACTAATTTAGTAGATGTCCCAAAAGGTTATTTTGCAGTTTATGTTGGCGAGAACGAAAAGCAGAGATATGTAATTCCAGTATCATTCCTGAATGAGCCTGAATTTCAAGACTTGCCAAGTGAGGCTGAAGAAGAATTCGGGTTTGATCATCCCATGGGTGGTCTAACAATTCCCTGCAGACAAGATGCCTTCCTTCATCTCACTTCTCGCTTGAATACTTTGTGA